In Gemmatimonadaceae bacterium, one DNA window encodes the following:
- the rsmI gene encoding 16S rRNA (cytidine(1402)-2'-O)-methyltransferase, which translates to MAGRLYLVSTPIGNLGDISFRAVEVLRSVAVILAEDTRHSRRLLDHYEVATPTSAYHEHNEARATPKILERLAAGQDVALISDAGTPLLSDPGARLVADAIEAGFDVVPVPGASALLAALAGAGLGAERFTFFGFLERRGRARAEAIAEIAATPHTCVLYEAPGRVGATLRNLVEAGMGERTCAVARELTKKFEEFRRGTVAGLAEHYGDEGPRGEVVIVLGPKAEEQVDEDELRKHADALRDEGKTPREIVAGLIAMGASRNLAYRLGHERAP; encoded by the coding sequence ATAGCGGGTCGGCTCTATCTCGTCAGCACGCCGATCGGAAACCTCGGCGACATCTCCTTTCGCGCCGTCGAGGTCCTCCGGTCCGTCGCCGTCATCCTGGCGGAGGACACGCGCCACTCCCGCCGGCTGCTTGACCATTACGAAGTAGCGACACCCACCAGCGCGTACCACGAGCACAATGAGGCGCGGGCCACCCCGAAGATTCTCGAGCGGCTGGCCGCGGGCCAGGACGTAGCGCTCATCTCGGACGCGGGCACGCCGCTGCTGTCGGATCCCGGCGCGCGGCTCGTGGCCGATGCGATCGAAGCGGGTTTCGATGTCGTGCCGGTCCCCGGCGCATCAGCGCTGCTGGCGGCGCTGGCGGGCGCCGGTCTCGGCGCCGAGCGATTCACTTTCTTCGGATTTCTGGAGCGGCGCGGACGCGCGCGCGCCGAGGCCATCGCCGAGATCGCCGCGACGCCGCACACGTGCGTGCTGTACGAGGCGCCGGGTCGAGTCGGGGCGACACTGCGGAACCTGGTCGAGGCGGGGATGGGCGAGCGGACGTGCGCGGTGGCGCGGGAGCTGACGAAGAAGTTCGAGGAGTTCAGGCGGGGGACGGTCGCCGGGTTGGCGGAGCACTACGGAGATGAGGGACCAAGGGGAGAGGTCGTCATCGTCCTCGGCCCAAAGGCGGAAGAGCAGGTAGACGAGGACGAGCTGCGAAAGCACGCGGATGCGCTGCGGGACGAGGGAAAGACGCCGCGGGAGATCGTGGCCGGGTTGATCGCGATGGGGGCGTCACGGAACCTTGCGTACAGATTGGGCCACGAACGAGCTCCATGA
- the trxA gene encoding thioredoxin, whose product MSHAVTVTDADFESVVEQDTGLTVVDFWATWCAPCRMIAPVLEQLAEEYAGKAKVAKLDVDTNVRTASRFQVRSIPTLLFFKNGKVVDQVIGAVPKQQLEMKFKEHAA is encoded by the coding sequence ATGTCGCACGCGGTCACAGTCACGGACGCCGATTTCGAGAGTGTAGTGGAGCAGGACACGGGCCTCACCGTGGTCGACTTCTGGGCGACCTGGTGCGCGCCGTGCCGCATGATCGCGCCGGTGCTGGAGCAGCTGGCGGAGGAATATGCGGGCAAGGCCAAGGTCGCCAAGCTCGACGTCGACACCAACGTCCGGACCGCGAGCCGGTTTCAGGTCAGATCCATCCCGACGCTCCTGTTCTTCAAGAACGGCAAGGTCGTGGATCAGGTGATCGGCGCCGTGCCGAAGCAGCAGCTGGAGATGAAGTTCAAGGAGCACGCCGCATAG
- a CDS encoding aminotransferase class I/II-fold pyridoxal phosphate-dependent enzyme: MPPYTKRVLALPEYPLGKIPARKRELIAQGVDVIDLGAGDADLAPPEVAVKRIQREVERPEISRYGFALGLMEYREAIVRFMQRRFGQKFDPMTEVVPLIGSKEGIAHLALAYLERGDVSIMPEPGYLAYLGGTLLAEGEAYRYALRPDNDFLVDLDEVPADVLERAKILYLNYPGNPTGAIAPPTYLKGIVDRCKELDILLVYDNAYSELAFDGYVPPSIFEIEGAREVAIEFHSMSKTYNMTGWRCGWACGNPEIVWPLAKVKSFIDTGVFLGIQAAAATALDNWEDWAPRNAAVFQERRDAAVESFAGAGFPCVSPKASMYLWLPLPSSIPSAEFATKLMEEEGVVVLPGSAFGPGGEGFFRVSFITSPARIREAAARAGRVLASYGAVAA, from the coding sequence ATGCCGCCGTACACGAAGCGCGTGCTCGCCCTGCCGGAGTACCCGCTCGGCAAGATCCCGGCGCGCAAGCGCGAGCTCATCGCGCAGGGCGTGGACGTGATCGACCTCGGGGCCGGCGACGCGGACCTCGCCCCGCCCGAAGTCGCCGTGAAGCGGATTCAGCGAGAAGTCGAGCGGCCGGAGATCAGCCGCTATGGCTTCGCCCTTGGGCTCATGGAGTACCGCGAGGCGATCGTGCGCTTCATGCAGCGCCGCTTCGGCCAGAAGTTCGATCCCATGACGGAGGTCGTGCCGCTGATCGGATCGAAGGAAGGAATCGCGCATCTCGCGCTCGCGTATCTCGAGCGGGGCGACGTGTCGATCATGCCGGAGCCGGGCTACCTCGCATACCTCGGCGGAACTCTCCTGGCGGAAGGCGAGGCGTACAGGTACGCGCTCCGCCCGGACAACGACTTTCTGGTGGATCTCGACGAGGTTCCCGCCGACGTCCTCGAGCGGGCGAAGATCCTGTACCTGAATTATCCGGGCAACCCTACGGGTGCCATCGCGCCACCAACCTACCTGAAGGGGATCGTCGACCGCTGCAAGGAACTCGACATCCTGCTGGTGTATGACAATGCCTACTCCGAGCTCGCGTTCGACGGCTACGTGCCGCCGAGCATCTTCGAGATCGAGGGCGCGCGGGAAGTCGCGATCGAGTTCCACTCGATGTCGAAGACGTACAACATGACCGGATGGCGCTGCGGCTGGGCGTGCGGCAATCCGGAGATCGTCTGGCCGCTCGCCAAAGTGAAGTCGTTCATCGACACAGGGGTATTTCTGGGAATTCAGGCCGCGGCGGCAACGGCGCTCGACAACTGGGAGGATTGGGCGCCGCGCAACGCAGCGGTGTTCCAGGAGCGGCGCGACGCGGCGGTCGAGAGCTTCGCCGGGGCCGGCTTTCCCTGCGTCAGCCCCAAGGCGTCCATGTATCTCTGGCTGCCGCTGCCGTCGAGCATCCCGAGCGCCGAGTTCGCGACCAAGCTCATGGAAGAGGAGGGGGTCGTGGTGCTTCCGGGCTCGGCGTTCGGACCGGGAGGGGAGGGCTTCTTTCGCGTGTCGTTCATTACTTCGCCGGCCAGAATTCGCGAAGCGGCGGCGCGTGCCGGCCGCGTGCTGGCGAGCTACGGAGCCGTAGCGGCGTGA
- the lexA gene encoding transcriptional repressor LexA has product MSEPLTSLETSVYQYLLDFTAENTYQPSIRDIGARFKIKSTKTVSDLLQSLTRKGYIERDPARSRGVRLLGFAGAVNTQPVPFYGKINSTEPALTPENREGFITVDRRFLPSNDTFMLRAKGEAMVGRGINDGDYLLVSPSGKPAERDIVAVRMGNNATIRTYTRKNGSVVLQPANISEKDIVLEPGADFHALGIVCGVFRPFCDNPPMPRATLTS; this is encoded by the coding sequence ATGTCCGAACCGTTGACCAGTCTCGAGACTTCCGTCTACCAGTATCTGCTGGACTTCACGGCGGAAAACACGTACCAGCCGAGCATCCGCGACATCGGAGCGCGGTTCAAGATCAAGTCCACCAAGACGGTCTCGGACCTGCTGCAATCGCTGACACGAAAGGGATACATCGAGCGCGATCCGGCGCGCTCGCGCGGCGTGCGCCTGCTTGGCTTCGCCGGCGCGGTCAACACGCAGCCCGTGCCGTTCTACGGCAAGATCAATTCGACCGAGCCGGCGCTCACGCCGGAGAATCGCGAGGGGTTCATCACGGTGGACCGCCGCTTTCTGCCGAGCAACGACACCTTCATGCTGCGGGCAAAAGGCGAAGCGATGGTCGGCCGCGGCATCAACGACGGCGATTACCTGCTCGTCAGCCCGTCGGGGAAGCCAGCGGAGCGCGACATCGTGGCGGTGCGGATGGGAAATAACGCGACGATCCGCACCTACACGCGGAAGAACGGATCAGTGGTGCTGCAGCCCGCGAACATCTCCGAGAAGGACATCGTGCTGGAGCCGGGCGCCGATTTTCACGCGCTCGGAATCGTGTGCGGTGTGTTCCGGCCGTTCTGCGACAATCCGCCGATGCCGAGGGCAACGCTCACGTCGTAA
- a CDS encoding fumarylacetoacetate hydrolase family protein — MSKTVLPGKIVCVGRNYVEHAKELGNEVPTAPLIFLKPPSAVIADGDPIRLPSASQQVEFEGEIGVVVGKRLTRASEAEARSAIRGIAAVNDVTARDLQKTDGQWTRAKGFDSFCPIGSESNGIPDLGNLTVVTRVNGEERQRGSSSQMVFSIPMLLSYISNIMTLEPGDLIATGTPSGVGRLSPGDVVEVEIEGVSRVSNPVAESR; from the coding sequence ATGTCGAAAACTGTTCTTCCCGGCAAAATCGTCTGCGTCGGCCGGAACTACGTCGAGCATGCCAAGGAGCTCGGCAACGAGGTCCCGACGGCTCCGCTGATCTTCCTCAAGCCTCCGTCCGCCGTCATTGCCGACGGCGATCCCATCCGGCTTCCATCGGCTTCGCAGCAGGTCGAGTTCGAGGGCGAGATCGGAGTCGTCGTAGGCAAGCGGCTGACGCGCGCGAGCGAGGCCGAAGCGCGGAGCGCGATCCGGGGGATCGCCGCGGTCAACGACGTGACCGCGCGCGATCTGCAGAAGACCGACGGCCAGTGGACGCGCGCGAAGGGCTTCGATTCGTTCTGCCCGATCGGGTCCGAGTCGAACGGCATTCCCGATCTGGGCAACCTCACCGTGGTGACGCGCGTCAACGGCGAGGAGCGACAGCGCGGCTCCAGCTCGCAGATGGTGTTCTCGATCCCGATGCTGCTGTCGTACATCTCCAACATCATGACGCTCGAGCCGGGCGACCTGATCGCGACCGGCACGCCGTCCGGCGTGGGCCGGCTCTCGCCGGGCGACGTCGTGGAAGTCGAGATCGAGGGAGTGAGCCGCGTGAGCAATCCCGTGGCGGAGAGCCGCTGA
- a CDS encoding succinate dehydrogenase/fumarate reductase iron-sulfur subunit encodes MTQVTFSIWRGDSGGGALVDYETEVSEGMVVLDAVHQIQAEKANDLAVRWNCKAGKCGSCSAEVNGMPKLMCMTRIDELDLSKPVTIEPMRAFPALRDLVTDVSWNFRVKKKIKQFTPRPPDAPDGSWRMQQSDVDRVQEFRKCIECFLCQDVCHVLRDHHKHEEFIGPRFLVYAAALEMHPLDVADRVDELKQAHGIGYCNITKCCTTVCPEHITITDNAIIPLKERVVDRHYDPVTKLVGLFRRKPDRKRADIPAEDPVLRGPGRAAEPSDESR; translated from the coding sequence ATGACACAAGTCACCTTCAGCATCTGGCGGGGCGACAGCGGCGGCGGCGCGCTCGTGGACTACGAGACCGAGGTCTCCGAGGGGATGGTCGTGCTCGACGCCGTGCACCAGATCCAGGCGGAGAAGGCCAACGATCTCGCCGTTCGCTGGAACTGCAAGGCGGGCAAGTGCGGCTCCTGCTCGGCGGAAGTGAACGGCATGCCGAAGCTGATGTGCATGACGCGGATCGACGAGCTCGATCTGTCGAAGCCCGTCACGATCGAGCCCATGCGCGCCTTTCCCGCGCTGCGCGACCTCGTGACCGACGTGTCCTGGAATTTTCGCGTCAAGAAGAAGATCAAGCAGTTCACGCCGCGTCCGCCCGACGCGCCCGACGGGAGCTGGCGGATGCAGCAGAGCGACGTGGACCGCGTGCAGGAGTTCCGGAAGTGCATCGAGTGCTTCCTTTGCCAGGACGTGTGCCACGTTCTCCGCGACCACCACAAGCACGAGGAGTTCATCGGCCCGCGGTTCCTGGTGTACGCGGCCGCGCTGGAGATGCACCCGCTCGACGTGGCGGACCGGGTGGACGAGCTCAAGCAGGCGCACGGGATCGGCTACTGCAACATCACCAAGTGCTGCACGACGGTTTGCCCGGAGCACATCACCATCACCGACAACGCGATCATCCCGCTGAAGGAGCGGGTCGTGGACCGGCATTACGATCCGGTCACCAAGCTCGTAGGGCTGTTCCGGCGAAAGCCGGACAGGAAACGGGCGGACATTCCGGCTGAGGATCCGGTGTTGCGTGGACCCGGACGGGCGGCCGAACCGTCGGACGAATCGAGGTAG
- a CDS encoding lysylphosphatidylglycerol synthase transmembrane domain-containing protein, translated as MKSGWRSLAGFLLSGALLLWVLRDVSPATVWAELSRSNPWLFFWATFAATIIFPIRALRWRVILEPVAPGTPFGPLWRATAIGMMINNVLPARAGELARAFALTREVPRVPFSTSVASLVVDRLFDAVVLLALGLVAVMDPAFPANAKIAGQPLADWALGGIALTGAMLAIVYLLVFFPRALIVTFVIFSRRISPKLEERGRVALQRFSDGLSVMRSPRRFFLVFLWTLVHWLINGLATWLGFLAVGIDLPFSAALFVQTVTGFGVALPSAPGFFGVFEAIAVLTLAVYGVSAALATSWAIGFHILTFIPITLMGAYYFVHLGMHFRDLKAAPETR; from the coding sequence ATGAAGTCCGGTTGGCGCAGCCTCGCAGGCTTCCTCCTGAGTGGTGCGCTGCTGCTGTGGGTCCTGCGCGACGTCTCGCCCGCCACCGTGTGGGCCGAGCTGTCCCGCTCCAACCCGTGGCTCTTCTTCTGGGCGACGTTCGCCGCGACAATCATCTTTCCGATCCGCGCGCTCCGGTGGCGCGTGATTCTCGAGCCCGTGGCGCCCGGCACTCCGTTCGGCCCGCTCTGGCGCGCCACGGCCATCGGCATGATGATCAACAACGTGCTCCCCGCGCGCGCCGGAGAGCTGGCGCGCGCGTTCGCGCTGACCCGCGAGGTGCCGCGCGTCCCGTTCTCGACCTCGGTCGCCTCGCTGGTCGTGGACCGATTGTTCGACGCGGTCGTCCTGCTCGCGCTCGGGCTCGTAGCGGTCATGGATCCCGCGTTTCCCGCCAACGCGAAGATCGCAGGGCAGCCGCTCGCCGACTGGGCGCTCGGGGGGATCGCCCTGACCGGGGCGATGCTGGCGATCGTCTACCTGCTGGTGTTCTTCCCGCGCGCGCTCATCGTGACGTTCGTGATCTTTTCCCGCCGGATCTCGCCGAAGCTCGAGGAGCGCGGCCGGGTCGCGCTGCAGCGCTTCAGCGACGGGCTCAGCGTAATGCGCAGCCCGCGCAGGTTCTTCCTGGTGTTCCTCTGGACTCTGGTGCACTGGCTGATCAACGGGCTCGCAACCTGGCTCGGGTTTCTGGCAGTCGGCATAGATCTCCCGTTCTCCGCCGCTCTGTTCGTGCAGACCGTCACCGGATTCGGCGTGGCGCTGCCGTCGGCGCCCGGGTTCTTCGGGGTGTTCGAGGCGATCGCCGTGCTCACGCTCGCGGTGTACGGAGTGTCCGCCGCGCTCGCGACCAGCTGGGCGATCGGCTTCCACATCCTCACGTTCATTCCCATCACGCTGATGGGCGCGTACTACTTCGTTCACCTCGGCATGCACTTCCGCGATCTCAAAGCGGCGCCCGAGACGCGTTGA
- a CDS encoding twin-arginine translocation signal domain-containing protein, giving the protein MTGSQAPNRREFVGRLATTAVAVGIGAVAAPAVLDAEEIKAMRTATGPGPSVKPDNSWLQGIKGNHAQIFDMPAPNGGFPLLHVRNYMQTYQSAFEMAYPHVLAIVGMYGFTTPMAFNDAMWAKYRFGAATGVNDRVTKAAATRNVFVSAPEGEFLGAEARFDIPGDSSMIALQALGTRFIVCNNAFNFWVGRLAEATNRPAAEIRSELEANMVPRITIVPAMVIAMNQAQAEGASYMYLA; this is encoded by the coding sequence ATGACAGGATCGCAGGCACCCAATCGCCGGGAGTTCGTCGGCCGGCTCGCAACCACCGCCGTCGCCGTCGGGATCGGCGCCGTCGCGGCCCCGGCCGTGCTCGACGCGGAAGAGATCAAGGCGATGCGCACTGCCACCGGGCCCGGACCGTCGGTGAAGCCGGACAACAGCTGGCTCCAGGGGATCAAGGGGAACCACGCGCAGATCTTCGACATGCCCGCGCCCAACGGCGGCTTCCCGCTGCTGCACGTCCGCAATTACATGCAGACGTACCAGTCCGCGTTCGAGATGGCCTACCCGCACGTGCTCGCGATCGTCGGAATGTACGGCTTCACGACTCCGATGGCGTTCAACGACGCGATGTGGGCGAAATACCGCTTCGGCGCGGCGACGGGCGTCAACGACCGCGTGACGAAAGCCGCCGCCACGAGAAACGTGTTCGTCTCGGCCCCCGAGGGCGAGTTCCTCGGCGCGGAAGCGCGGTTCGACATTCCGGGCGACTCGAGCATGATCGCGCTGCAGGCGCTCGGCACCCGCTTCATTGTCTGCAACAACGCGTTCAACTTCTGGGTCGGACGGCTCGCCGAAGCTACGAACCGGCCCGCCGCCGAGATCCGCTCCGAGCTCGAGGCGAACATGGTGCCGCGGATCACGATCGTGCCCGCGATGGTAATCGCGATGAACCAGGCGCAGGCCGAAGGCGCCAGCTACATGTACCTCGCGTGA
- the mce gene encoding methylmalonyl-CoA epimerase → MTHPTGQATRIAHVGIALSAIDAQLPFYRDVLGLESVPVSDSDGARIEAFDAGGSLVELLESSDEASPIGRFVARRGPGIHHICFAVPDLEAMLEKCRAKGVELVDQVPRIGAEGKRIAFLHPRSTGGILVELTEG, encoded by the coding sequence ATGACCCATCCAACAGGCCAGGCTACGCGAATCGCGCACGTGGGGATCGCGCTCAGCGCGATCGACGCGCAGCTCCCGTTCTACCGGGACGTGCTCGGACTCGAGAGTGTCCCGGTCAGCGACTCGGACGGCGCGCGGATCGAGGCGTTCGACGCGGGCGGATCGCTCGTGGAGCTGCTGGAGTCGAGCGACGAGGCCTCGCCGATTGGCCGCTTCGTCGCCAGGCGCGGCCCCGGGATCCATCATATCTGCTTCGCCGTCCCGGACCTGGAGGCGATGCTGGAGAAATGCAGGGCGAAGGGGGTGGAGCTGGTGGATCAGGTCCCGCGCATCGGCGCCGAAGGCAAGCGGATCGCCTTTCTCCACCCGCGATCCACCGGCGGCATTCTGGTCGAGCTCACCGAGGGCTGA
- the gltX gene encoding glutamate--tRNA ligase: protein MISDHPNPRLRFAPSPTGYLHVGGARTALFNWLWARKHGGKMLLRIEDTDKARSTAESTRAIFEGLGWLGLDWDGEVVHQGANLTRHQDDVRRLLDGGAAYRCFCTPAELDARRKEADARKESFKYDRRCDRLGADEVSARVAGGEQFVVRFRVPDGTTEWDDVVHGTIAFPNKDVDDFVVLRSDETPIYNLAVVSDDVAMGITLVMRGDDHISNTPKQIMLYRALAEPVPRFAHLPMIHGMDGKKLSKRHGATAVGDYQHLGIVPEAMVNFLALLGWSPGGDREIMTLDEMVELFSADGLQKKAAVFDTQKLEWMNGQYLSSLPLEKLEPRVTPALVAAGLGTADQLRGDRYLALLELLRVRARTIHDIVRQAAPYLSDTIAYDPDAVAKSWKDPGEAAALLQAAYDKLSATPEWIAGSLEAALRALADERGTTAGKIFQPMRLALTGMSVSPGIFDVLLMLGREKSLGRMRSAIARLAPNG, encoded by the coding sequence ATAATCTCCGACCACCCCAACCCCCGCCTCCGCTTCGCGCCGTCCCCTACCGGCTACCTCCACGTGGGGGGCGCGCGAACCGCGCTGTTCAACTGGCTGTGGGCGCGGAAGCACGGCGGCAAGATGTTGCTGCGCATCGAGGACACCGACAAGGCGCGCAGCACCGCGGAAAGCACCCGCGCGATCTTCGAGGGCCTCGGCTGGCTCGGACTCGACTGGGACGGCGAGGTCGTGCACCAGGGCGCGAACCTCACCCGGCACCAGGACGACGTGCGCCGGCTGCTCGACGGCGGCGCCGCGTACCGCTGCTTCTGCACGCCCGCGGAGCTGGACGCGCGCCGCAAGGAAGCGGATGCCCGCAAGGAGAGCTTCAAGTACGACCGCCGCTGCGATCGCCTCGGCGCGGACGAAGTGAGCGCGCGGGTGGCCGGCGGCGAGCAGTTCGTCGTGCGCTTCCGCGTGCCGGACGGGACGACTGAATGGGACGACGTCGTCCACGGCACGATCGCCTTCCCCAACAAGGACGTGGACGACTTCGTGGTGCTGCGCTCCGACGAGACGCCGATCTACAACCTCGCCGTAGTGTCCGACGACGTGGCGATGGGCATCACGCTCGTCATGCGCGGCGACGACCACATCTCCAACACGCCGAAGCAGATCATGCTGTACCGCGCGCTGGCCGAGCCCGTCCCGCGGTTCGCGCACCTGCCGATGATCCACGGGATGGACGGCAAGAAGCTGAGCAAGCGCCACGGCGCGACGGCGGTGGGCGACTACCAGCACCTCGGCATCGTGCCCGAAGCGATGGTGAACTTTCTCGCGCTGCTCGGCTGGTCGCCGGGCGGCGACCGCGAAATCATGACGCTCGACGAGATGGTCGAGCTGTTCTCCGCGGACGGCCTCCAGAAAAAGGCCGCGGTGTTCGACACGCAGAAGCTGGAGTGGATGAACGGCCAGTATCTGTCGTCGCTGCCGCTGGAAAAGCTGGAGCCGCGCGTGACGCCGGCCCTCGTCGCCGCAGGTCTCGGCACCGCCGATCAGCTCCGCGGAGATCGGTACCTGGCGCTGCTGGAGCTGCTGCGCGTTCGCGCCCGAACCATCCACGACATCGTGCGTCAGGCCGCGCCGTACCTCTCCGACACGATTGCGTACGATCCCGACGCTGTCGCGAAATCATGGAAGGATCCCGGCGAAGCGGCCGCGCTCCTGCAAGCCGCGTACGACAAGCTGAGCGCAACCCCGGAATGGATCGCCGGGAGTCTCGAAGCGGCGCTTCGCGCGCTCGCGGACGAGCGCGGCACGACGGCCGGAAAGATATTCCAGCCCATGCGCCTGGCCCTGACAGGAATGAGCGTGAGCCCAGGCATTTTCGACGTGTTGCTCATGCTCGGCCGGGAAAAGTCCCTGGGACGGATGCGATCCGCGATAGCGCGCCTTGCGCCAAATGGTTGA
- a CDS encoding pyridoxine 5'-phosphate synthase, translating into MPATRQRLYINVDHVATLRQARRGSEPDPLEAARVCEAAGADGITAHLREDRRHVQDSDVRGLRKVIKTYFNLELACVPEMLAMALVTKPEQVTLVPERREEVTTEGGLDLAHEPGRIRAAIEELRSAGIRASLFVDPTMDSVERSRDLGCDAVELHTGRYSHTPEERARLDELRHAAERAAALGIAVHAGHGLSIANVRPVSAIAEIEELNIGHSIVSRALFVGLGAAVAEIKEAMSSARMFDVAPPPP; encoded by the coding sequence ATGCCAGCAACCCGCCAACGGCTGTACATCAACGTCGATCACGTCGCGACTCTGCGTCAGGCGCGTCGCGGGAGCGAGCCCGATCCGCTCGAGGCCGCGCGCGTGTGCGAGGCCGCAGGAGCGGACGGAATCACGGCCCATCTGCGGGAGGACCGGCGTCACGTACAAGACTCAGACGTGCGGGGACTGCGAAAGGTCATTAAAACATACTTCAATCTCGAGCTGGCCTGCGTGCCCGAGATGCTCGCCATGGCGCTCGTGACGAAGCCGGAGCAGGTGACTCTCGTACCCGAGCGGCGCGAGGAAGTTACGACCGAGGGGGGACTGGACCTGGCCCACGAACCGGGGCGCATTCGCGCGGCGATCGAGGAGCTGCGCTCCGCCGGCATCCGCGCTTCGCTGTTCGTCGATCCGACCATGGACAGCGTCGAGCGGTCGCGCGATCTCGGGTGCGACGCCGTGGAGCTGCACACCGGGCGGTACTCGCACACGCCGGAGGAGCGCGCGCGACTGGACGAGCTGCGCCATGCGGCGGAGCGCGCCGCCGCGCTCGGAATCGCGGTCCACGCGGGGCACGGCCTGTCCATCGCCAACGTTCGTCCGGTCAGCGCGATCGCCGAGATCGAGGAGCTGAACATCGGCCACTCCATCGTCAGTCGAGCGCTGTTCGTCGGCCTCGGGGCCGCCGTCGCGGAGATAAAGGAGGCCATGAGCTCCGCCCGGATGTTTGACGTCGCACCTCCGCCGCCATAG